A genome region from Magnolia sinica isolate HGM2019 chromosome 8, MsV1, whole genome shotgun sequence includes the following:
- the LOC131253714 gene encoding leucine-rich repeat receptor protein kinase HPCA1-like: MPMTIPWMPTLLLLFLCTDFLYGVSGTTDSLDAAALRSLKDQWQNTPPNWGKSDDPCGLPWDGVTCANSRVTELRLSSMGIGGTLGGDIGQLTELRTLDLSFNTGLTGLVSPTLGDLKELMILILSGCGFTGNIPEELGNLPQLSFLALNTNKFTGKIPASLGKLSNLYWLDLAENQLTGSLPVSATTKPGLDQLVNAKHFHFNKNQLSGTIPEKLFSSRMVLIHVLLDGNQFSGSIPSTLGLVQTLEILRLDRNSLSGPIPSNLTALESLNELHVANNNLTGPVPDLARMSVLNYVDLSNNSFDASETPAWFTTIQSLTTIIMEHGTLQGPFPPELFSMPQLQEVKLMNNSFNATLNMSVTISDQLQLVDLENNKIAAVTLGSTFPDTLELFGNPVCDQLSNLKYCQLQQPRAEPYSTSLTSCGGKSCRADQRLSPRCNCAYPYEGTMYFRAPLFRDLSNTTTFQSLEMSLWAALGLSPGSVSLQNLFFNTDQYLQVHLELFPSTGKYFNRSEILRIGFDLTNQTFKPPFEFGPYYFIASPYAFQGESGGTSISTGVIIAIAIGSTVMVLLLTGVGIYAIWQKKRAERAMELSRPFASWAPSANDSGGAPQLKGARWFSYSELKKSTNNFSESNEVGSGGYGKVYRGTLPSGQMVAIKRAQQGSMQGGLEFKTEIELLSRVHHKNLVALVGFCFEQGEQMLVYEYIPNGTLRESLSGRSGIHLDWKRRLRISLGSARGLSYLHELADPPIIHRDVKSTNILLDETLNAKVADFGLSKLVSDSAKGHVSTQVKGTLGYLDPEYYMTQQLTEKSDVYSFGVVMLELVTAKQPIEKGKYIVREVRMVMDKNVEYHGLKEMIDPAICNTTNLTGFGRFVELAMQCVEESATDRPTMSDLVKEIEIILRNDGMNTDSTSASASSSATDFGSTRGIPRHPYSEPLPKNEINSDPFDYSGSSTKIEPK; encoded by the exons ATGCCAATGACCATCCCATGGATGCCCACGCTGCTGCTTCTGTTCCTCTGCACCGACTTCCTTTACGGTGTCTCAGGCACTACCGACTCCCTAGACG CTGCTGCTCTCCGTTCTCTAAAGGATCAATGGCAAAACACACCTCCAAATTGGGGAAAGTCGGATGATCCTTGTGGTCTACCATGGGATGGAGTTACTTGTGCCAATTCTAGGGTGACCGAATT GAGATTATCAAGCATGGGAATCGGAGGTACTCTAGGCGGTGATATTGGACAACTCACTGAATTGAGAACCTT GGACCTGTCTTTCAACACAGGCCTCACTGGCCTGGTCTCTCCAACATTAGGGGATCTGAAAGAGCTAATGATCCT GATTCTGTCCGGTTGCGGCTTCACTGGCAACATCCCAGAGGAATTAGGCAACCTACCACAGCTCTCTTTCCT GGCTCTAAACACAAACAAATTCACTGGTAAAATACCTGCTTCCTTGGGTAAACTTTCCAACCTTTACTGGCTGGACCTGGCAGAAAATCAGCTGACTGGATCTCTACCTGTCTCGGCAACCACTAAGCCTGGCTTGGACCAACTTGTGAATGCAAAGCATTT CCATTTTAACAAGAACCAGCTCTCGGGTACAATTCCGGAAAAGCTTTTCAGCTCCAGAATGGTCCTAATACATGT GCTATTGGATGGAAATCAATTTAGTGGGAGCATTCCATCCACACTGGGACTAGTGCAAACCCTTGAGATTCT TCGGCTTGACAGGAATTCTCTGAGTggtccaatcccttccaatctcacTGCACTTGAAAGTCTCAATGAACT GCATGTAGCAAACAATAACCTGACAGGTCCAGTACCTGACCTGGCGAGAATGAGCGTCCTCAATTACGT GGACTTGAGCAACAATTCCTTTGATGCATCAGAAACTCCAGCCTGGTTCACAACCATACAATCGCTCACGACCAT AATAATGGAACACGGAACACTTCAAGGACCATTTCCACCGGAGCTGTTCAGTATGCCACAACTACAGGAAGT GAAACTGATGAACAACTCATTCAATGCAACACTTAACATGAGTGTAACCATCAGCGATCAGCTGCAGCTTGTTGATTTGGAAAACAACAAAATTGCTGCTGTTACATTGGGTTCTACATTTCCAGACACTCTAGA ACTTTTTGGGAACCCAGTGTgtgaccaactttcaaatctcAAGTACTGCCAGCTTCAACAACCAAGGGCAGAACCCTATTCCACCAGTCTAACTAGTTGTGGCGGCAAATCATGTCGTGCTGATCAAAGGCTCAGCCCTCGGTGCAATTGCGCCTACCCATATGAAGGAACGATGTATTTCAGAGCACCTTTGTTCCGTGACTTGTCCAACACCACCACATTCCAGTCGCTCGAAATGTCATTGTGGGCAGCACTTGGTCTAAGTCCTGGTTCAGTGTCTCTTCAAAACCTCTTCTTCAACACGGATCAATACCTTCAGGTGCACTTGGAACTCTTCCCATCCACTGGAAAGTACTTCAACCGGTCAGAGATTCTGAGAATTGGATTTGATCTGACCAATCAAACATTTAAGCCACCATTTGAGTTTGGACCATACTATTTTATTGCTTCTCCATATGCTTTCCAAG GTGAAAGTGGAGGGACTTCGATAAGTACCGGTGTCATTATTGCAATTGCAATTGGAAGCACTGTTATGGTCCTTTTGCTCACGGGCGTGGGGATCTATGCAATCTGGCAAAAGAAACGAGCAGAAAGAGCCATGGAACTAAGCAGACCTTTTG CATCTTGGGCACCAAGTGCTAACGATAGTGGTGGCGCACCACAATTAAAAGGAGCCAGATGGTTTTCTTATAGTGAACTGAAGAAAAGCACCAACAATTTCTCAGAAAGCAATGAGGTCGGATCTGGTGGTTACGGCAAG gTTTACAGAGGAACGCTTCCAAGTGGTCAAATGGTAGCAATCAAAAGAGCACAACAAGGATCCATGCAAGGGGGACTTGAGTTCAAGACTGAAATTGAGTTGCTTTCCAGGGTTCATCACAAGAATCTTGTCGCCCTTGTGGGCTTCTGTTTTGAACAAGGGGAGCAGATGCTGGTCTATGAATACATTCCCAACGGAACTCTTAGGGAGAGCTTGTCAG GGAGGAGTGGCATCCATCTTGATTGGAAGAGGAGACTACGTATCTCTCTAGGCTCAGCAAGAGGATTATCTTATCTTCACGAGCTCGCTGATCCTCCCATAATACACAGAGACGTTAAGTCTACAAATATTCTCCTGGACGAAACTTTAAATGCCAAGGTTGCAGATTTTGGCCTGTCAAAGCTTGTATCAGACAGTGCAAAGGGACATGTTTCAACTCAAGTTAAAGGCACGTTG GGCTACCTGGATCCTGAGTATTACATGACTCAACAATTGACAGAGAAGAGCGATGTCTATAGCTTTGGTGTAGTTATGCTTGAGCTGGTAACTGCTAAGCAACCGATAGAAAAGGGCAAGTATATCGTGCGTGAAGTGAGAATGGTGATGGACAAAAATGTAGAATACCATGGCCTGAAGGAGATGATAGATCCAGCCATTTGCAACACAACCAATCTCACAGGTTTTGGGAGGTTTGTGGAGTTGGCTATGCAATGTGTTGAAGAATCAGCCACAGACCGCCCCACAATGAGCGACCTGGTCAAGGAAATTGAGATCATATTGCGGAATGATGGGATGAACACAGACTCAACATCGGCATCGGCATCTTCATCTGCTACAGACTTTGGATCCACGAGGGGCATACCTCGCCATCCTTACAGCGAACCActtccaaaaaatgaaataaacagCGATCCCTTTGACTACAGCGGCAGCTCAACCAAAATTGAACCCAAGTAG